The genomic DNA GTGATCGGCGGCGGCGCGCTCGCCTGGACGCTGCTCATGGGCGGCTCGGATCTGCGCGCAGGCGTCGTGCGTGGGGACGCAGGCGAGATGCTCGAGATCGAGGTCCCAGGCGCCCAGGCCGGGACCTCCGTGCGCTTTCGGGGGGCCGAGCGCGAGCTCGAGGCGGGGGCCGCGCGTTTCCCGCTCTCGGCCGCGGATCTCAGCCTCGGCGACAACGAGCTGACCGTCGACGTCGTCTCGCCCGAGGGGGACGTCGAGAGCCACACCGTCGACCTCCACCTCGAGATGCGCATCCGCGCCGATCTGGGGCCGCTCCAGTCCGCGCCGGCCGCGATCGACGTCATCGTCGAGGCGCCCCCCGGCTCCGAGGTGAGCCTGGACGGCGAGGCGCTCGAGCTCGACGCGCAGGGCCGCGCCACCCGCCGCTTCCCGATCGACGGCTCGGACGCGAGCGCCGAGGGCGTGGTCGAGCACGTGGTGCGTTACCGGGTCCAGCCGCCCGAAGGCGAGACGGAGCAGGGCGCGCTGCACACCCGCATCCCGCTGACCACGATGCAGATCGATCGGCCGGGCACCCAGGTGGTCACCGACCGCAGCTCGGTGGAGATCGCGGGGGCCGTCGCGCCGGGCTCGACGGTGACGGTCGACGGTGACGAGGTCGAGGTCCGCATGGGGCGGTTCCTCCACACCTACCCGCTGCCCGAGCCGGCGGCCCACGAGGTGGAGGTCGTCGCCCGCGCGCCCGGGAAGGCGCCGCGCGTGGCGCGGCTCGCGATCCGTCGCGTGGCGGATCTCGAGGCCGAGGCGGCGCGCTTCGAGGTCAACGAGAGTCTCACCTATGCGCGCATCGCCCAGAACCCGGCCACCTACCGAGGTCAGCGGGTGGAGCTGCGCGGCATGGTCTACAACGTCGACGTGCGCGCGGGGCAGAGCGTGCTCCAGATCCTGGTCGAGCAGTGCCCCGGCGGGGAGCGCTGCCCGGTCTGGGTGACCTATCCCGCCGCGACGGACGCAGAGCTCCGCAGCCGCGTGAGGGTGCTGGGCACGGTCGCGGGCGAGCAGCAGTTCCGGACGCAGAACGATCAGATTCGAACCGTTCCGCGCGTGGACGCTACCTTCGTACTGCCGGCGAGATGACGGAGCGAAGCGAAGCGGACGCGGACGACGGGGACGAAGGCGCCCCACATGGCATCGAGCGCTCGGAGACCCTCCCGGGCGTGAGTCAGAGCGGGCCGGGTCGGTCGGGCGACGTTCGCCAGCGCGTCACGCAGCTCGAGTGCCCCGTCTGCCAGCGCGGCAACCCCGTCGACGCGCGCTTCTGCGCCGGGTGCGGGCACCGCTTCGCCGGGGTCGATCCAGGCGCGCACCACGACGACGGCGGCGCCGACCCCCTGCTCGGCCGGATCATCGCGGAGCGCTATCGCATCGAGGAGCTGCTGGGCCGCGGCGGCATGGGCGTCGTCTACCGGGTCGAGCACGTCCGCATCAACAAGCTGATGGCGATGAAGCTGCTGCACGGCGCGCTGGCGCGCGACCGGGAGGTGGTCAAGCGCTTCAAGCGCGAGGCGGAGGCGGTCTCGCGCCTCGACCACCCCAACACGGTGCAGGTCTTCGACTTCGGCCAGAGCGAGGGGATGATGTTCCTCGTGATGGAGTACCTGCCCGGGCGCGACCTGGGGCAGGTCATCAAGGAGGACGGGGCGCTGACCTTCGTGCGCGTCGCCCGCATCGCGGCGCAGGTGTGTGGCTCGGTCCAGCAGGCGCACGAGCTGGGCATCGTGCACCGCGACCTGAAGCCCGAGAACCTGATGATGATCGGCGACCGCGCCGTGAAGGACTTCGTCAAGGTCCTCGACTTCGGCCTCGCCAAGCTGCGCGAGCACGAGGAGTCGGCCGAGAAGAGCATCACGCGCGCCGGCCACATCCTCGGCACGCCCTACTACATGGCGCCCGAGCACATCCGCGGGGAGGACGTCGACGCGCGCAGCGACGTCTACGCGATGGGCGCCCTGATGTACAAGGCCCTGACGGGCGTGCCCCCCTTCTGGTCGACCACGCCCGTCGGCGTGCTGACCATGCACCTGACCGAGGACGTGGTCGCGCCGTCGGAGAAGGCGCCGAAGCTCGACGTGCCGCCCGAGGCGGACCGGATCCTGCTGCGCTGCATGCAGAAGGATCCGCGCGACCGCTACCAGAGCATGAGCGAGCTGCGCGGGGACCTCCTGGCGTACCTCGAGGCGGTCGGACAGAACGAGGGGCTCTCGTCCACGAAGCTCGCGCGCGTCGGCGGCGCGGTGATCCCGAGCGAGTCGGGGCGCCAGCGCGAGGTCGCGACGCGAGGAGACGTCGACGAGTTCGAGAGGCGACTGCGGCGCCGGAGCCAGGTCGGCTACGCGCTGGCGTTCATCATGCTCGCGGTCGCCCTCGGCGGCGGCTGGTGGGCGTGGCAGCAGCGGCCGCGCGAGGTGGCGACGGCGGAGACCGAGCCGAACGACGCCCTCGTCACCGCCGATCGCCTGCCGCCCGACGTGCCGTTCGAGGCCTACCTCGGCCGACGGCTCGACGAGGAGCGGAGCGACGCGGACTTCTACCGCCTCGAAAACCCGGGCGGCGAGCGCCGGGTCATCCGGATCGAGGTCAGCGCCATCCCGAACATGGACCTGGTGTTCGAGGTCTACAAAGAGGGCATCACGAGCGCGCCCGTGCTCACCGCCGACTCGGGATCCATGGGGGTCGCCGAGGCGGTGCCGAACTTCGTGATCGACGGCCCCACCTACTATTTGCGCGTGCGCGAGCTGTGGGAGTCGGGCCGGCTCCCGACGGAGAATGTCAGCGACTCATACACCGTTCGGTGGGGTTTCGTGACGCCCCAGGAGGGAGACGAGGGGGAGGTCAACGACTCGCTCGAGCTCGCCGAGGGCGTCCGCGTGGGCGACCGTCGGCGTGGATGGATCGGCTGGGGCGGCGACGTGGACGCCTACTGCATGGCCGAGGACGCGACCGACGTGGTGGCCCGCGTGGAGGGCATCTCCAGCCTCGACCTGGTGCTCGAGGTCGTCGACCGCGTCACGGGCCGCGTGCGTCGATACGACGCGAACGACGTGGGGCAGGGCGAGGTCGCCGAGCCGGTCGAGCGCGCGGGGGCGGGGAGCGTCTGCTTCGAGGTGAGCGCGCATCGACCCAAGCTCGGCCGGGGCAACGACGCCGAGGAGCCGTACCTGCTCGTGATCGAGCACGGGAGCGCGGACGCGACCGAGGACGCCGCCGAGGGGGCGGAGTGAAGCGCGCCCTCGTCCTCGCGGCCCTCGGCTGCCTCGTGGCGGTGCCCGCGGGCGCGCACCCGGTCCCGATCGGACGCTACGCGCAGATCCCCTACGGCGTGAGCCCCGCCCACCCGCACCCGACCGAGGGCGGCAGCGCGGCTCGCACGGGGCGGCTGCGGGGCGCGGTGGCGGAGCGCGAGCCGACGCGGATCTGGGAGCGGAACCTGCGCTTTCGGCGCCCCCGCGGGCCGACCGTCGCGGCCGACGGGACGCTCTACGTGGGCACGATGGGCGGGCTCACCGCGCTCGCCCCGGACGGCGCCGAGCGCTGGTCGGCCCGGCTCGGCGCGGTGCACGCGGCGCCGAGCCTCGCGCCGTCCGACGACGTCGTGGTCGTGACCCGGGGTGGGCTGGTCGCGCTCGTGAGCCCGGAGGGGGTCACCCGACGCACCGCGGATCTCGGCGCGCCGGCGCGGGGCTCTCCCCTCGTGCTCGACGACGGATCGGTGGTGGTCGGCACCGTCGACCGGCGCGTCCACCGCCTCGACGCGAGCCTGCGGCCGGTGTTCGCGACGGAGCTCTCGGACGGCACCGCGAGCACGCTGGCGCTCACGGCGCGCGGCGCGCTGGCGGTCTCGAGCGGCCGCATCCTCGCGCTCCTCTCGCCGACGGGCGCGCTCGTGCGACAGGTGAGCCTCGGGGGGCGGGCGAGCGCGCCGCCTTCGATCGCCGATGACGGAACCATCTGGGTCCCGACCGTCGAGGGCGTGCTCCACGCGATCGAGCCCGGCGGTCGCGTCCGCTCACGCACCGACATGGGCAGCCGCCACTACGACGGCGCGTCACCCGCGATCGGGCGCGACGGCGCGGTGCGCGTGCCCACGATGAGCGAGGGCGTGGTCTGCGTGGGCGCCGGTGGGACGGAGCGCTGGCGCTTCCCCAGCTCGGCCGGCTTCAACGCGCCGGCGGCCATCGACGCGCGCGACACCACCCTCGTGATGGACCGCGGCGGGCGCCTCTACGCCATCGACGCGACCGGGGTCGAGCGATGGCGCGTGGTGCTCGGGACCTACTCGTTTCAGGCGCCGGTGCTGGGCGCCGACGGCACGCTCTACGTCGTCACCGAGACGGGCGCCCTGCACGCCTACCGGTGAGCGCTCACGCGACCTGACGGGTCGCCGAGGGGAGGCCGAGCACGACGAACGCGGTCGGTCCGGGCTGACGGCCCCAGCTGGAGCGAAGCAGGCGGGCCAGCTCGGCCGGGGGCGCTTCGGCGACGGTCCCGCCGAGGGGGTCGAGCGCCATCGCGCGGACGAAGCCGCGCAGCTCCTTGAAGTCCGCGTCGCGCGTGAGGACGCCGGGCGTGGCGAAGGCGAGGGCGGCGCCGCCCGAGAGGCGGAGGATCTCCGTGCGCACGTCGAGGCCGAGCGCGTCGAGGGAGTCGCAGGCCGGCTCGAAGGGGCTCATGCCCTCGACGGGGTCCCAGTGGAGCACCGCCGGGAGGCTCACGTTGAGCAGCTCGACGATGCGGCCGTAGGGGCCGACCCGGGCCACCGCGAGTCCGACGCCCGCCGCGCGCGGGCCGAGCGCCACGCGGAGGATCCGCGCGGTCTGCACGGGGTCGGCGCATTCGTCGGCCGCGAGGCGCATGGCCTCGATCACGTCCGGGCCGTCGGACGACCCGTCGGGCACGGAGATGAGCGTGATCGTCGTCCACCCGAGCCGGTCCGTCGTGACGTGCCAGCTGGCGCCGTCGTCGAGCACGGTCCCCGAGATGCGGAGGTCTCCATGTTCCAGGCTCTGCTCGGGCCAGCCGCGGTCGTCTCCCGACCAACTCCGAACGGGGAATCCGATACTGCTTCGTTCGCTCATGTGACGAATGCTTTGCAAGCACCGTGCACATCCTGCGAAGTCCCATCGTGAGGCGCACGAGACGCGCTCGACCCACAATTCACGATCGATGTGTCGCGTGAAGAGACAGGGGCCTCGCGATCGCGCGTCCCCGCCTTCGAACATGACGCGGATGTCCCACTGCAAGAACGAAGCATCCGGTTTCGGATCTGAATTCTCCTGCGACCGGAACCGCGGATTTCCGATCCCGGATCTCCGTTTGCGGATCATCACCACGTCGGGCTAAGCCCCTTCCCGATGGAGACGGATGAGCTGGACTACGACCTGCCGGAGTCGCTCATCGCCCAGCGACCGGCCGAGGATCGGGACGCGGCGCGTCTGCTCCTGGTCCGCCGCGGCGACGGCGCACCGGTCCACCACCACGTCCGCGATCTCCCCTCGCTGCTCCGCCCCGCGCTCTTCGTGGTGAACGACACGCGGGTGATCCCGGCGCGGCTCTTCGGACGCAAGGAGAGCGGCGGCAAGGTCGAGCTGCTCCTCGTCCAACGACACGGGCTGCCCGGCACCGAGGAGACCTGGATGGCCATGGGGCGCGCGTCGAAGCCGATCCGGGCGGGCGCGCACATCCAGGTCGACGGAGGGTTGGGCGTGCTGGTGGAGGAGAAGCTCGAGGGGGGACGCCTCCGGCTCCGGCTGACGAGCGACCGCCCCGTGGCCGAGGTGCTCGAGGCCGTCGGCCACGTGCCCCTCCCTCCTTACGTGCGACGCGACGACGAGGACTCGGATCGGGAGCGCTACCAGACGGTCTTCGCGCGCGAGGACGGAGCGGTGGCCGCGCCGACCGCGGGCCTGCACTTCACGGAGCGTCTGCTCACCGCGCTCGAGGCGGCCGGACACCAGCGCGTCGCGGTCACGCTCCACGTCGGGCCCGGCACCTTCCGGCCCGTCAGCGCCGCGCGGCTCGAGGACCACGACATGCACGAGGAGCGCTACGTCGTGCCGCAGGCGACGGTCGAGGCCATCGCCGCGGCCAAGCGCGACGGTCGGCCCGTGGTGGCGGTGGGCACGACGGTGGTGCGCACCCTCGAGTCGGCGGCCCGGCCCGACGGAAGCGTCGCGGCGGGGCCGGGCGAGACCGCGCTGCTGATCCAGCCCCCGTACGCGTTCCGTGTGGTCGACGCGCTGATGACGAACTTCCACCTGCCGCGCTCGACCTTGCTCGCGCTGGTGATGGCGTTCGGCGGCGTCGAGCCGCTCCGCGCCGCCTACGCCGAGGCGGTGGCGGCGCGCTACCGCTTCTTCAGCTACGGAGACGCGATGCTGATCGCCGGCGAAGACGCTCTGACGCACGAGGGCCACGCGTGACCCTGCCCACCGACGGATTCGCCTTCGACGAGCTGGCTCGGGACGGCGACGCGCGCCGCGGGCGCTTCACGACGCCGCGGGCGACCGTGGAGACCCCGGCCTTCATGCCCGTGGGCACGCAGGCCACCGTGAAGGCCACGACGCCCGAAGAGCTCGAGCGGACCGGCGCGCGCCTGATCCTCGCCAACACCTATCACCTCTGGCTGCGGCCCGGGGCCGAGCGGATCGCGAAGCTCGGCGGGGTGCAGCGGTTCATGGCGTGGCCCCACGCTTTGCTGACCGACAGCGGCGGCTTCCAGGTCTTCTCGCTCACCCACATGAACCAGATCGACGACGACGGGGTGACCTTCCGCTCCCACCTCGACGGCGCGAAGCTGCGGCTGACGCCCGAGGAGTCGATGCGCGTGCAGGGGCTGCTCGGCTCGGACGTCGCGATGCTCTTCGACGAGTGCCC from Sandaracinaceae bacterium includes the following:
- a CDS encoding protein kinase encodes the protein MTERSEADADDGDEGAPHGIERSETLPGVSQSGPGRSGDVRQRVTQLECPVCQRGNPVDARFCAGCGHRFAGVDPGAHHDDGGADPLLGRIIAERYRIEELLGRGGMGVVYRVEHVRINKLMAMKLLHGALARDREVVKRFKREAEAVSRLDHPNTVQVFDFGQSEGMMFLVMEYLPGRDLGQVIKEDGALTFVRVARIAAQVCGSVQQAHELGIVHRDLKPENLMMIGDRAVKDFVKVLDFGLAKLREHEESAEKSITRAGHILGTPYYMAPEHIRGEDVDARSDVYAMGALMYKALTGVPPFWSTTPVGVLTMHLTEDVVAPSEKAPKLDVPPEADRILLRCMQKDPRDRYQSMSELRGDLLAYLEAVGQNEGLSSTKLARVGGAVIPSESGRQREVATRGDVDEFERRLRRRSQVGYALAFIMLAVALGGGWWAWQQRPREVATAETEPNDALVTADRLPPDVPFEAYLGRRLDEERSDADFYRLENPGGERRVIRIEVSAIPNMDLVFEVYKEGITSAPVLTADSGSMGVAEAVPNFVIDGPTYYLRVRELWESGRLPTENVSDSYTVRWGFVTPQEGDEGEVNDSLELAEGVRVGDRRRGWIGWGGDVDAYCMAEDATDVVARVEGISSLDLVLEVVDRVTGRVRRYDANDVGQGEVAEPVERAGAGSVCFEVSAHRPKLGRGNDAEEPYLLVIEHGSADATEDAAEGAE
- a CDS encoding PQQ-binding-like beta-propeller repeat protein produces the protein MKRALVLAALGCLVAVPAGAHPVPIGRYAQIPYGVSPAHPHPTEGGSAARTGRLRGAVAEREPTRIWERNLRFRRPRGPTVAADGTLYVGTMGGLTALAPDGAERWSARLGAVHAAPSLAPSDDVVVVTRGGLVALVSPEGVTRRTADLGAPARGSPLVLDDGSVVVGTVDRRVHRLDASLRPVFATELSDGTASTLALTARGALAVSSGRILALLSPTGALVRQVSLGGRASAPPSIADDGTIWVPTVEGVLHAIEPGGRVRSRTDMGSRHYDGASPAIGRDGAVRVPTMSEGVVCVGAGGTERWRFPSSAGFNAPAAIDARDTTLVMDRGGRLYAIDATGVERWRVVLGTYSFQAPVLGADGTLYVVTETGALHAYR
- the queA gene encoding tRNA preQ1(34) S-adenosylmethionine ribosyltransferase-isomerase QueA, which gives rise to METDELDYDLPESLIAQRPAEDRDAARLLLVRRGDGAPVHHHVRDLPSLLRPALFVVNDTRVIPARLFGRKESGGKVELLLVQRHGLPGTEETWMAMGRASKPIRAGAHIQVDGGLGVLVEEKLEGGRLRLRLTSDRPVAEVLEAVGHVPLPPYVRRDDEDSDRERYQTVFAREDGAVAAPTAGLHFTERLLTALEAAGHQRVAVTLHVGPGTFRPVSAARLEDHDMHEERYVVPQATVEAIAAAKRDGRPVVAVGTTVVRTLESAARPDGSVAAGPGETALLIQPPYAFRVVDALMTNFHLPRSTLLALVMAFGGVEPLRAAYAEAVAARYRFFSYGDAMLIAGEDALTHEGHA